A stretch of Chitinophaga caeni DNA encodes these proteins:
- the porX gene encoding T9SS response regulator signal transducer PorX: MSQVNILWVDDEIESLKSQILFLENRGYHVTALTNGYDALEFLKDQIVDVVLLDESMPGITGLETLTKIKEQDLQVPVVMITKNEAENVMDEAIGSQITDYLIKPVNPNQVLLCLKKIIDNKRLVAEKTTIAYQQEFRSLFMALSSNPDHKEWMDIYKKLVYWEMEMEKADSPEMMEVFNNQKAEANTEFAKFISRNYASWIKNSDEAPTLSHTLFRDKVFPYIDPEIPNFFILIDNLRYDQWKAIQPIFAESFRLIEEDSFYSILPTSTQYSRNAIFSGMLPVDIEAKFPQEWKNDDDEGGKNMYEEHFFADQLARARKDLKFSYTKVLNHNDGQHLVNNIHNMMNYQLNIIVYNFVDMLSHARTEMEVLKELAGDETSYRSIITSWFEHSPLHQALKKISDKKINLFLATDHGSVRVKTPIKVIGDKQTTTNLRYKHGRNLNYDPKEVLAFRDPKDAGLPRPNVNSSYIFAREDGYLCYPNNYNYFVNYYKNTFQHGGISLEEMIVPVARMVSK; the protein is encoded by the coding sequence ATGAGCCAAGTAAATATACTCTGGGTAGATGATGAAATTGAATCCTTGAAATCGCAAATCTTGTTCTTAGAAAATAGGGGTTACCATGTAACCGCTCTTACGAATGGATACGATGCGTTGGAATTTCTGAAGGATCAAATTGTGGATGTTGTGCTTTTGGATGAATCTATGCCGGGTATTACTGGCCTGGAAACTTTGACCAAAATCAAGGAACAGGATCTGCAAGTGCCGGTTGTGATGATTACCAAGAATGAAGCTGAGAACGTGATGGATGAAGCCATCGGTTCGCAAATCACAGATTACCTGATCAAACCGGTAAACCCCAACCAGGTGTTATTGTGTCTTAAAAAGATCATCGATAACAAGAGGCTGGTAGCCGAGAAAACAACCATCGCTTACCAGCAGGAGTTCCGCTCCCTTTTTATGGCGCTGAGCTCCAACCCCGATCACAAGGAATGGATGGATATCTATAAAAAGCTGGTCTATTGGGAAATGGAGATGGAAAAAGCAGATAGTCCCGAGATGATGGAAGTATTTAACAACCAGAAAGCCGAAGCCAATACCGAATTTGCCAAGTTTATCTCCAGGAATTACGCCAGCTGGATAAAGAATAGTGATGAAGCGCCGACGTTATCGCATACCCTCTTTAGGGATAAGGTCTTCCCGTATATCGACCCTGAAATACCCAATTTTTTCATCCTGATTGATAACCTGAGATATGACCAATGGAAAGCCATCCAGCCCATTTTCGCAGAATCTTTCAGGTTGATAGAAGAAGATAGCTTTTACAGCATTTTGCCGACATCGACACAGTATAGCAGGAACGCGATATTCTCGGGAATGCTGCCGGTGGATATCGAGGCTAAATTTCCGCAGGAATGGAAAAATGATGATGATGAAGGGGGGAAAAATATGTACGAAGAACATTTTTTCGCAGACCAGTTGGCCCGGGCAAGAAAAGATTTGAAATTCTCTTATACCAAGGTACTCAACCATAACGATGGGCAGCACCTGGTCAATAATATTCATAATATGATGAATTACCAGCTTAATATCATCGTGTATAATTTTGTTGACATGCTCAGCCACGCCCGTACCGAAATGGAAGTATTAAAAGAACTCGCGGGTGATGAAACATCGTACCGGTCTATCATTACCAGCTGGTTTGAACATTCCCCGTTGCACCAGGCTTTAAAGAAAATTTCAGACAAAAAGATTAACCTCTTCCTGGCAACAGATCACGGCAGCGTAAGGGTAAAGACCCCGATAAAGGTTATAGGCGATAAGCAAACTACCACTAACTTGCGTTATAAACATGGCCGTAACCTCAATTACGATCCGAAGGAAGTGTTGGCTTTCCGTGACCCCAAGGACGCGGGTTTGCCAAGACCGAATGTTAATTCTTCATATATCTTTGCAAGGGAAGATGGTTACCTCTGTTACCCGAATAATTATAATTATTTCGTGAATTATTATAAGAATACCTTCCAGCACGGCGGTATTTCCCTTGAGGAAATGATCGTACCCGTTGCCCGTATGGTGTCCAAGTAG
- a CDS encoding MBL fold metallo-hydrolase: MEALSKALKVTFLGSGTSQGVPVIACDCRVCTSENPKDNRLRSSILLETAVGNIVVDTTPDFRYQMLRAKVKQLSAVLITHSHKDHIAGMDDIRAFNYFQQEPIDIYATEFSQNVIIREFAYAFADYKYPGVPEIELRTIADEPFLVNGLRVIPINVLHHKMPVTGFRIHDFTYITDANFIAAEEKEKIRGSKVLVLNALRKEQHISHFTLSEAVALAQELEIPEVYFTHISHQLGLHEEINAELPDGMALAYDGLQVSIPGSY, from the coding sequence ATGGAAGCCTTGAGTAAAGCTTTAAAAGTAACTTTCCTCGGTTCCGGGACCTCCCAGGGGGTGCCGGTAATTGCTTGTGATTGCCGCGTTTGTACTTCTGAAAACCCGAAGGATAACCGTTTACGCAGCAGCATCTTGCTGGAAACAGCAGTGGGGAATATTGTCGTGGACACAACCCCGGATTTCCGTTACCAAATGTTACGGGCCAAGGTAAAACAACTTTCAGCCGTTCTTATAACACATTCACATAAAGATCATATCGCCGGGATGGACGATATCCGGGCTTTTAATTATTTTCAACAAGAACCGATTGATATTTACGCGACAGAATTTTCCCAGAACGTAATCATCCGGGAATTTGCTTACGCTTTCGCAGATTATAAATACCCCGGCGTTCCCGAAATAGAATTGAGAACAATTGCCGATGAGCCGTTTTTAGTAAATGGCTTGAGGGTGATACCTATTAACGTGCTGCATCACAAAATGCCTGTCACCGGTTTCCGTATCCATGACTTTACCTATATCACGGATGCCAATTTCATCGCCGCGGAAGAAAAAGAAAAAATCCGCGGTTCCAAGGTATTAGTCTTGAATGCCTTACGAAAAGAACAGCATATCTCGCACTTCACCCTTTCAGAAGCCGTTGCCCTGGCGCAAGAGCTCGAAATACCGGAAGTTTATTTTACCCATATTAGCCACCAATTAGGTTTGCATGAAGAAATAAATGCCGAGCTACCGGATGGTATGGCATTAGCTTACGATGGTTTGCAGGTTAGTATTCCGGGATCATATTAA